A genomic region of Phragmites australis chromosome 2, lpPhrAust1.1, whole genome shotgun sequence contains the following coding sequences:
- the LOC133909386 gene encoding PTI1-like tyrosine-protein kinase 1: protein MWRRWICCSCQVDESDRHENGHVKATTNNADGMTKGLKDSATGKAEPQNAAPPINIPVLSMDELIEKTDEFGSKALIGEGSYGRVYYAVLDNGTKVAVKKLDSTENDPTAEFLTQVSLVSRLKHENFIDMLGYCTELNLRIVAYEFATMGSLHDVLHGRKGVQGAQPGPALDWMQRVKIAVDAAKGLEYLHERVQPSIVHRDIRSSNILLFEEFKAKIADFNLSNQAPDMAARLHSTRVLGTFGYHAPEYAMTGQLTQKSDVYSFGVVLLELLTGRKPVDHTMPRGQQSLVTWATPRLTEDKVKQCVDPRLMGEYPPKGVAKLAAVAALCVQYEAEFRPNMSIVVKALSPLLVNKQTPAPAPPPALDS, encoded by the exons ATGTGGCGTCGCTGGATTTGCTGCAGTTGTCAAGTGGATGAATCTGATCGGCATGAAAATGGGCATGTCAAGGCCACAACCAATAATGCTGACG GAATGACAAAGGGGTTGAAAGATTCTGCTACTGGAAAAGCCGAGCCACAGAATGCTGCTCCCCCTATCAATATTCCTGTTCTATCCATGGATGAACTGATAGAAAAAACTGATGAGTTTGGGTCCAAGGCTTTGATAGGTGAAGGGTCTTACGGGAGAGTGTACTATGCCGTCCTTGATAATGGGACAAAAGTGGCAGTGAAGAAACTTGATTCTACTGAAAATGACCCCACTGCAGAATTCTTGACCCAG GTGTCATTGGTTTCTAGGTTGAAGCATGAAAACTTCATAGATATGTTGGGGTACTGTACGGAGCTGAATCTGCGCATAGTAGCCTACGAATTTGCCACCATGGGTTCTCTGCATGATGTTCTACATG GAAGAAAAGGAGTTCAAGGTGCGCAACCTGGTCCAGCACTTGATTGGATGCAGCGAGTGAAAATTGCTGTTGATGCTGCGAAAGGACTTGAATATCTGCATGAGAGAGTTCAGCCTTCTATTGTACATAGGGATATTAGATCAAGTAACATCCTCTTATTTGAGGAGTTCAAGGCAAAGATAGCAGACTTCAACCTCTCAAATCAGGCTCCAGATATGGCTGCTCGGTTGCATTCGACTCGTGTGTTGGGAACCTTTGGATATCACGCTCCAGA GTACGCAATGACTGGTCAGCTAACCCAGAAAAGTGATGTATATAGCTTTGGAGTAGTTCTCTTGGAACTTTTGACAGGTAGAAAGCCGGTAGACCATACAATGCCTAGAGGGCAGCAGAGCCTGGTAACTTGG GCTACACCAAGATTAACTGAAGACAAGGTGAAGCAGTGTGTAGATCCTCGGTTGATGGGTGAATATCCACCAAAAGGAGTTGCTAAG CTCGCTGCTGTAGCAGCTTTGTGTGTGCAATACGAAGCAGAGTTCCGCCCAAACATGAGCATTGTGGTCAAGGCTTTGTCCCCACTACTCGTGAATAAGCAGACTCCAGCGCCTGCACCACCACCTGCTCTTGACAGTTGA
- the LOC133909385 gene encoding CMP-sialic acid transporter 3-like isoform X1 → MNGEVECSVCHAKVPVPPAVSKAYDGHRSTVSSRQRALNVLLVSGDCVLAGLQPILVYMCKVDGKFKFSPISVNFLTEITKIIFAVTMLFFQARRLNVGEKPLLTVSTFVQAARNNVLLAVPALLYAINNYLKFIMQLYFNPASVKMLGNLKVLVIAVLLKIIMRRRFSTIQWEALALLLIGISVNQLKSLPEGSSALGLPVAAGAYLYTLFFVTVPALASVYNEKALKSQFDTSIYLQNLFLYGYGAIFNFLGLVIIAIIQGPSSFNILEGHSKATMFLICNNAAQGILSSFFFKYADTILKKYSSTIATIFTGVASAVLFGHTLTINFVLGISIVIISMHQYLSNQIKDEVPTSKIEMADAHDRRLQEPVYVIATDSMASEAKHRHGSDERQPILPV, encoded by the exons ATGAACGGGGAGGTGGAATGCAGCGTGTGCCACGCGAAGGTGCCAGTGCCGCCGGCGGTGTCGAAGGCGTACGACGGCCACCGGTCCACCGTGTCGTCTCGGCAGCGTGCGCTCAATGTGCTCCTCGTCTCCGGAGACTGCGTGCTCGCTGGACTCCAG CCTATATTAGTGTACATGTGTAAAGTGGACGGGAAATTCAAATTTAGCCCGATCAGCGTGAACTTCTTGACAGAGATTACAAAAATTATCTTTGCCGTCACCATGCTATTCTTCCAG GCTAGACGTCTAAATGTGGGAGAGAAGCCACTTCTCACTGTGTCAACCTTTGTGCAG GCTGCTCGCAACAATGTTCTTCTTGCAGTCCCTGCTCTTCTCTATGCTATCAACAACTACTTGAAGTTTATAATGCAG TTATATTTTAATCCTGCAAGCGTGAAAATGCTGGGTAATCTCAAG GTTCTGGTAATTGCTGTGCTTCTAAAGATCATAATGAGGCGGCGTTTTTCCACAATCCAG TGGGAGGCCCTTGCTCTTTTGTTAATCGGAATATCAGTTAATCAGCTAAAATCATTACCAGAAGGTTCTAGTGCTTTGGGTCTTCCTGTTGCAGCTGGAGCCTACCTATATACACTATTTTTT GTAACAGTTCCTGCCTTGGCTTCAGTTTACAATGAAAAGGCTTTGAAAAGCCAATTTGATACTAGTATATATCTTCAG AACTTATTTCTGTATGGATATGGTGCAATATTCAATTTCCTTGGGCTCGTGATCATTGcaatcatccaag GGCCCAGTAGCTTTAACATTTTGGAAGGACATTCAAAGGCTACAATGTTTCTTATCTGCAACAATGCTGCACAGGGCATACTATcgtcatttttcttcaaatatGCAG ATACAATTTTGAAGAAGTACTCGTCAACAATTGCCACTATCTTTACTGGAGTAGCCTCTGCTGTATTGTTTGGTCATACTTTGACTATAAACTTTGTTCTTGGAATATCAATAGTAATTATATCTATGCATCAG TATCTTTCTAACCAAATTAAGGATGAAGTGCCAACCAGCAAAATTGAGATGGCTGATGCTCACGATCGCAG ATTACAGGAACCTGTATATGTCATCGCGACTGATTCAATGGCAAGCGAG GCTAAACACCGCCATGGATCTGACGAAAGGCAGCCTATTCTCCCCGTCTGA
- the LOC133909385 gene encoding CMP-sialic acid transporter 3-like isoform X2 has product MNGEVECSVCHAKVPVPPAVSKAYDGHRSTVSSRQRALNVLLVSGDCVLAGLQPILVYMCKVDGKFKFSPISVNFLTEITKIIFAVTMLFFQARRLNVGEKPLLTVSTFVQAARNNVLLAVPALLYAINNYLKFIMQLYFNPASVKMLGNLKVLVIAVLLKIIMRRRFSTIQWEALALLLIGISVNQLKSLPEGSSALGLPVAAGAYLYTLFFNLFLYGYGAIFNFLGLVIIAIIQGPSSFNILEGHSKATMFLICNNAAQGILSSFFFKYADTILKKYSSTIATIFTGVASAVLFGHTLTINFVLGISIVIISMHQYLSNQIKDEVPTSKIEMADAHDRRLQEPVYVIATDSMASEAKHRHGSDERQPILPV; this is encoded by the exons ATGAACGGGGAGGTGGAATGCAGCGTGTGCCACGCGAAGGTGCCAGTGCCGCCGGCGGTGTCGAAGGCGTACGACGGCCACCGGTCCACCGTGTCGTCTCGGCAGCGTGCGCTCAATGTGCTCCTCGTCTCCGGAGACTGCGTGCTCGCTGGACTCCAG CCTATATTAGTGTACATGTGTAAAGTGGACGGGAAATTCAAATTTAGCCCGATCAGCGTGAACTTCTTGACAGAGATTACAAAAATTATCTTTGCCGTCACCATGCTATTCTTCCAG GCTAGACGTCTAAATGTGGGAGAGAAGCCACTTCTCACTGTGTCAACCTTTGTGCAG GCTGCTCGCAACAATGTTCTTCTTGCAGTCCCTGCTCTTCTCTATGCTATCAACAACTACTTGAAGTTTATAATGCAG TTATATTTTAATCCTGCAAGCGTGAAAATGCTGGGTAATCTCAAG GTTCTGGTAATTGCTGTGCTTCTAAAGATCATAATGAGGCGGCGTTTTTCCACAATCCAG TGGGAGGCCCTTGCTCTTTTGTTAATCGGAATATCAGTTAATCAGCTAAAATCATTACCAGAAGGTTCTAGTGCTTTGGGTCTTCCTGTTGCAGCTGGAGCCTACCTATATACACTATTTTTT AACTTATTTCTGTATGGATATGGTGCAATATTCAATTTCCTTGGGCTCGTGATCATTGcaatcatccaag GGCCCAGTAGCTTTAACATTTTGGAAGGACATTCAAAGGCTACAATGTTTCTTATCTGCAACAATGCTGCACAGGGCATACTATcgtcatttttcttcaaatatGCAG ATACAATTTTGAAGAAGTACTCGTCAACAATTGCCACTATCTTTACTGGAGTAGCCTCTGCTGTATTGTTTGGTCATACTTTGACTATAAACTTTGTTCTTGGAATATCAATAGTAATTATATCTATGCATCAG TATCTTTCTAACCAAATTAAGGATGAAGTGCCAACCAGCAAAATTGAGATGGCTGATGCTCACGATCGCAG ATTACAGGAACCTGTATATGTCATCGCGACTGATTCAATGGCAAGCGAG GCTAAACACCGCCATGGATCTGACGAAAGGCAGCCTATTCTCCCCGTCTGA